Proteins from one Lonchura striata isolate bLonStr1 chromosome 28, bLonStr1.mat, whole genome shotgun sequence genomic window:
- the TLE5 gene encoding TLE family member 5 isoform X2: MMFPQSRHSGSSHLPQQLKFTTSDSCDRIKDEFQLLQAQYHSLKLECDKLASEKSEMQRHYVMYYEMSYGLNIEMHKQAEIVKRLNGICAQVLPYLSQEHQQQVLGAIERAKQVTAPELNSIIRQLQAHQLSQLQALALPLTPLPVGLQPPSLPAVSAGTGLLSLSALGSQAHLSKEDKNGHDGDAHQDDDGEKSD; encoded by the exons ATGATGTTTCCACAAAGCCGGCACTCG GGCTCCTCTCACCTGCCTCAGCAGCTGAAGTTCACGACCTCCGACTCGTGCGACCGCATCAAGGACGagttccagctgctgcaggcccAGTACCACAG CTTGAAGTTGGAATGTGACAAACTAGCCAGCGAGAAATCGGAGATGCAGCGTCACTACGTCATG tACTATGAGATGTCCTACGGGCTGAATATTGAAATGCACAAACAG GCTGAAATTGTCAAGAGGCTAAATGGGATTTGTGCACAGGTTCTGCCCTACCTTTCACAAGAG CATCAGCAGCAAGTCTTGGGAGCCATTGAACGAGCTAAGCAGGTCACGGCGCCAGAACTGAACTCCATCATCCGT CAGCTTCAAGCTCACCAGCTGTCGCAGCTCCAAGCCCTCGCCCTGCCTCTGACTCCGCTCCccgtggggctgcagcccccgTCGCTCCCCGCCGTCAGCGCTGGCACCGGGCTCCTGTCGCTCTCGGCCCTGGGCTCGCAGGCTCACCTCTCCAAGGAGGACAAGAACGGCCACGACGGGGATGCCCACCAAGATGATGACGGCGAGAAATCGGATTAG
- the TLE2 gene encoding transducin-like enhancer protein 2: MFPQGRHPPGQPFKFSVLEICDRIKEEFQFLQAQYHSLKLECEKLLSEKTEMQRHYVMYYEMSYGLNIEMHKQAEIVKRLSAICAQMIPFLTQEHQQQVLQAVERAKQVTMGELNSIVGQQQLQQLSQHASPLPLAPHPSSMQPPSLSGASGLLALSGALMAQAQLATKEDRVAQDGENTEHTPSRSVSSSPAESLQDEERTGLKRKREDKELPGHSDSDGDKSDYNLVVDEDPPSEPGSPGRSPRSARCRRELPGSPACGGCGQPEEQSPTDSVASAPGSKPSSSSPARDSLTPGPGPSSAVPLRPPPAKAPGTDTVTLRSPLSSSSPYTSSLGMVAPGLYVGIQLSVPQAGSALLYGRSPVVAFESHPHLRASTLSSSLSTIPGGKPAYSFHVSADGQMQPVPFPPDALIGSGIPRHARQLHTLTHGEVVCAVTISNSTRHVYTGGKGCVKVWDVGQPGTKTAVAQLDCLNRDNYIRSCKLLPDGRSLIVGGEASTLSIWDLAAPTPRIKAELTSSAPACYALAISPDAKVCFSCCSDGNIVVWDLQNQTLVRQFQGHTDGASCIDISNYGTKLWTGGLDNTVRCWDLREGRQLQQHDFSSQIFSLGYCPMGEWLAVGMESSNVDILHVSKPDKYQLHLHESCVLSLKFASCGKWFVSTGKDNLLNAWRAPYGASIFQSKESSSVLSCDISVNDKFIVTGSGDKKATVYEVVY, encoded by the exons ATGTTCCCGCAGGGACGGCACCCG CCCGGGCAGCCCTTCAAGTTCTCGGTGCTGGAAATCTGCGACCGCATCAAGGAGGAATTTCAGTTCCTGCAGGCGCAGTACCACAG CCTGAAGCTGGAAtgtgagaagctgctgagcGAGAAGACAGAGATGCAGAGACATTATGTCATG TACTACGAGATGTCCTACGGCCTGAACATTGAAATGCACAAACAG GCAGAGATTGTCAAGAGGCTGAGTGCCATTTGTGCCCAGATGATTCCCTTCCTGACGCAGGAG caccagcagcaggtcCTGCAGGCGGTGGAAAGGGCCAAGCAGGTGACCATGGGCGAGCTCAACAGCATCGTCGGG cagcagcagcttcagcagctctcccagcacGCATCCCCCCTCCCGCTGGCTCCCCACCCCTCCAGCATGCAGCCCCCCAGCCTGAGCGGGGCCTCGGGGCTCCTGGCCCTCTCTGGGGCGCTGATGGCACAGGCTCAGCTGGCCACCAAGGAGGACAGAGTGGCCCAGGATGGGGAGAACACAG AGCACACCCCAAGCCGG AGCGTTTCTTCTTCCCCCGCCGAGAGCCTGCAGGACGAGGAGCGCACAGGGctgaagaggaagagggaggACAAGGAGCTGCCTGGGCATTCT GACAGTGATGGGGACAAGAGTGACTACAACCTGGTGGTGGATGAG GACCCGCCGTCGGAGCCCGGCAGCCCCGGACGCTCGCCCCGGTCGGCTCGGTGCCGCCGGGAGctgcccgggagccccgcgtGCGGCGGCTGCGGCCAGCCCGAGGAGCAGAGCCCG ACGGACTCGGTGGCCAGCGCTCCCGGCTCCAagccctcctcttcctcaccagCCCGTGACTCCCTCACGCCTGGCCCCGGGCCCAGCTCGGCCGTGCCGCTCCGGCCACCCCCGGCCAAAGCCCCTGGCACCGACACCGTCA CTCTCCGCAGCCCCctgagctcctccagcccctACACGTCCTCCCTGGGCATGGTGGCCCCCGGCCTCTACGTGGGCATCCAGCTCTCGGTGCCCCAGGCCGGCAGCGCGCTGCTCTACGGCCGCTCCCCCGTG GTGGCGTTTGAGTCTCACCCTCACCTGAGGGCTTCCACCCTCTCCTCTTCGCTCTCCACCATACCTGGGGGGAAGCC TGCCTACTCCTTCCACGTCAGCGCCGACGGGCAGATGCAGCCGGTGCCTTTCCCCCCCGACGCCCTGATCGGCTCCGGCATCCCCCGGCACGCGCGGCAGCTGCACACCCTGACCCACGGCGAGGTGGTCTGCGCCGTCACCATCAGCAACTCCACGCGACACGTCTACACCGGGGGCAAGGGCTGCGTCAAGGTCTGGGACGTGGGGCAGCCGGGCACCAAGACGGCCGTGGCCCAGCTGGACTGCCTg AACCGTGACAACTACATCCGTTCCTGCAAGCTGCTCCCCGACGGCCGCAGCCTGATCGTGGGCGGGGAGGCCAGCACCCTGTCCATCTGGGACCTGGCAGCCCCCACGCCCCGCATCAAGGCCGAGCTCACCTCCTCTGCCCCCGCCTGCTACGCCCTGGCCATCAGCCCTGACGCCAAAgtctgcttctcctgctgcagcgACGGCAACATCGTGGTGTGGGACCTGCAGAACCAGACACTGGTGAG GCAGTTTCAAGGTCACACGGATGGTGCCAGCTGCATTGACATCTCTAACTATGGCACCAAGCTGTGGACAGGGGGGCTGGACAACACCGTGCGCTGCTGGGACCTGCGGGAGGGccggcagctgcagcagcacgaCTTCAGCTCCCAG ATCTTCTCCCTGGGCTACTGCCCCATGGGGGAGTGGCTGGCGGTGGGCATGGAGAGCAGCAACGTGGATATCCTGCACGTCAGCAAACCCGACAAGTACCAGCTGCACCTCCACGAGAGCTGTGTCCTCTCTCTCAAATTCGCCTCCTGCG ggaagtggtttgTGAGCACGGGGAAGGACAACCTGCTCAACGCCTGGCGGGCGCCCTACGGAGCCAGCATCTTCCAG TCTAAGGAGTCCTCGTCTGTCCTGAGCTGTGACATCTCTGTCAACGACAAGTTCATCGTCACGGGCTCTGGTGACAAGAAGGCCACAGTGTATGAGGTGGTTTATTGA
- the TLE5 gene encoding TLE family member 5 isoform X1: MMFPQSRHSGSSHLPQQLKFTTSDSCDRIKDEFQLLQAQYHSLKLECDKLASEKSEMQRHYVMYYEMSYGLNIEMHKQAEIVKRLNGICAQVLPYLSQEHQQQVLGAIERAKQVTAPELNSIIRQQLQAHQLSQLQALALPLTPLPVGLQPPSLPAVSAGTGLLSLSALGSQAHLSKEDKNGHDGDAHQDDDGEKSD; this comes from the exons ATGATGTTTCCACAAAGCCGGCACTCG GGCTCCTCTCACCTGCCTCAGCAGCTGAAGTTCACGACCTCCGACTCGTGCGACCGCATCAAGGACGagttccagctgctgcaggcccAGTACCACAG CTTGAAGTTGGAATGTGACAAACTAGCCAGCGAGAAATCGGAGATGCAGCGTCACTACGTCATG tACTATGAGATGTCCTACGGGCTGAATATTGAAATGCACAAACAG GCTGAAATTGTCAAGAGGCTAAATGGGATTTGTGCACAGGTTCTGCCCTACCTTTCACAAGAG CATCAGCAGCAAGTCTTGGGAGCCATTGAACGAGCTAAGCAGGTCACGGCGCCAGAACTGAACTCCATCATCCGT CAGCAGCTTCAAGCTCACCAGCTGTCGCAGCTCCAAGCCCTCGCCCTGCCTCTGACTCCGCTCCccgtggggctgcagcccccgTCGCTCCCCGCCGTCAGCGCTGGCACCGGGCTCCTGTCGCTCTCGGCCCTGGGCTCGCAGGCTCACCTCTCCAAGGAGGACAAGAACGGCCACGACGGGGATGCCCACCAAGATGATGACGGCGAGAAATCGGATTAG